A window from Cryptomeria japonica chromosome 1, Sugi_1.0, whole genome shotgun sequence encodes these proteins:
- the LOC131857381 gene encoding uncharacterized protein LOC131857381 codes for MSLFSVKLSGKSSLSRVSNISELEKGRFYIEVPDLVIEHNINLMALTLVGNILGPRPIIDVVKAFAKHKWVLKGQVEITTMSKGVLSMSFSCVEDMSRVLCDGAWLIGKSMLALQKWLPKMDLNESFFVQTPIWVKLHSLPLEFWVEYVFKGITSSFGELLSMDPIIAARRRLAFERICVGAMKGTDMPLSIAINSKLGKWVQPMEYESVPFTCFHCKKSEHTAKKCPLQVVKEKKKKYKTMQWRAKNPAKQLVIAEGKEMVEEAKSVIILNTFEKQGNNNLENLKNHRFEGGKEDQIGKDERERQNAILDEKRSDNLEDEEIQVVL; via the coding sequence ATGTCTCTATTTAGTGTCAAACTGAGTGGAAAGTCTTCGCTATCTAGAGTGAGTAATATCTCAGAATTGGAAAAGGGTAGATTTTATATTGAAGTTCCAGATCTAGTGATTGAGCATAACATTAACCTTATGGCTCTGACTCTAGTTGGAAACATTTTGGGACCTAGACCGATTATTGATGTTGTCAAGGCATTTGCTAAACATAAATGGGTGctcaaaggtcaagtggagatCACAACCATGTCCAAAGGTGTCTTGTCTATGTCCTTTTCATGTGTGGAAGATATGTCGAGGGTGCTTTGTGATGGCGCTTGGTTGATTGGAAAATCCATGCTTGCTCTACAAAAATGGTTgcctaagatggacctaaatgaatctTTTTTTGTACAAACTCCTATTTGGGTCAAATTACATAGCCTTCCACTAGAGTTTTGGGTTGAATATGTTTTCAAAGGAATCACTAGTTCCTTTGGGGAACTCTTATCTATGGACCCTATCATAGCGGCTAGAAGAAGACTCGCCTTTGAAAGGATTTGTGTGGGAGCTATGAAAGGAACGGATATGCCTTTATCTATTGCAATTAACTCCAAATTGGGGAAGTGGGTGCAACCTatggaatatgaaagtgtcccttttACATGTTTTCACTGCAAAAAATCAGAGCATACTGCTAAAAAATGCCCTCTCCAAGttgtcaaagagaaaaagaagaaatacaagacaATGCAATGGAGAGCCAAAAATCCTGCTAAGCAACTAGTGATTGCTGAAGGGAAAGAAATGGTAGAAGAAGCCAAGAGTGTTATCATCTTGAACACTTTTGAGAAACAGGGGAACAATAATTTGGAAAACCTAAAAAACCATAGGTTTGAAGGTGGGAAAGAGGATCAAATAGGAAAAGATGAGAGAGAACGGCAAAACGCCATTCTGGATGAAAAACGAAGTGATAACTTGGAAGATGAAGAAATACAGGTGGTTCTGTAG
- the LOC131857383 gene encoding F-box/kelch-repeat protein SKIP20-like has protein sequence MGDVIPSLPEEIGRECLLRVPYKCHPNLMCVCRKWESVVKSPRFYQDRKRFGFKQQFLCLAATLPADNSKEHGKRVRRICAYDPVDGSCETLPLIPDFPNGIPYLCHLISTPTGKLVVMGGWHPFTWQSLKTVFVYEFTSATWRRGADMPTFRSLFSCSCSSFSLIYVAGGHEDDKNALRSAEVYDVEDDRWDVLPDMNEGRDECASVFIDGILFVMSGYTTEMQGRFECSVQVFDSNSRIWNRVEDMWTLPQRCLRVCVSAFGRL, from the coding sequence ATGGGCGATGTTATTCCGAGCCTTCCCGAAGAAATCGGTCGTGAATGTTTGCTGAGAGTGCCCTACAAATGCCATCCCAATCTTATGTGTGTATGCAGAAAGTGGGAATCTGTTGTCAAGAGCCCGCGCTTCTATCAGGACAGAAAACGTTTTGGCTTTAAACAGCAATTCCTATGTTTGGCTGCGACTCTTCCCGCAGACAACAGTAAGGAACACGGTAAGCGTGTTAGAAGAATATGTGCATATGACCCTGTCGACGGAAGCTGCGAAACCCTCCCTCTAATTCCTGATTTCCCCAATGGAATTCCGTACTTGTGCCATCTTATCTCAACGCCCACAGGAAAACTTGTTGTAATGGGGGGATGGCATCCATTTACTTGGCAATCGCTAAAAACAGTGTTTGTTTATGAATTTACATCCGCGACATGGCGGCGCGGAGCCGATATGCCCACCTTTCGATCCTTATTTTCGTGCtcttgttcttcattttctctcatcTATGTCGCGGGTGGCCATGAAGACGACAAAAATGCTCTGCGGTCTGCAGAAGTTTATGATGTCGAAGACGACCGGTGGGATGTTCTCCCTGACATGAACGAAGGGAGAGATGAGTGCGCAAGCGTTTTTATCGATGGAATATTGTTCGTTATGAGCGGGTACACAACAGAGATGCAGGGGCGATTCGAGTGTAGCGTGCAAGTTTTTGATTCTAACAGTCGCATTTGGAACAGAGTGGAGGATATGTGGACTCTTCCACAAAGATGCCTACGAGTTTGTGTATCAGCTTTTGGGCGCTTATAG